DNA from Nymphalis io chromosome 24, ilAglIoxx1.1, whole genome shotgun sequence:
AATGGTTACGAAATGGTTATACAGTAATGTCATGCAATAGTGAATGTTGTGGCGTATCACAATTACTTGCAACGATGGTACCACCTCGCTGACTTTCATGTAGATGCCGCGGTTGTTCTGCCCGATGTCGAAGTAGAAGTTCTTGTTGTCGACGCGCAGGTGCCGCCCCTCGGGCAACTCGCCCTTGAATCTGATCAATAGACCCACGTTTACATTTGTACTTCAACATAAAGATCTTaacaatatatgtttataagctGATGtagatgtttaatataaattttcgagtttctaaaagtttttatttataaagctttgCAATACCAACTGGCACGACTTCCTGAGTGTAAAGTTaagaatgatattatataatagttttatttatgcaCTTGCTATCGAAAGCTTTTTAAGTTGTTTTCTGTTGAATATGAGATCAACTAATTAAATACTAGCAATTGAAAGTAAATAGTTATTGCACGCGTTATTTACTTCACAAAGGAAAAGGCTCATTATAATCTGGAAGAATAGTTATCCGAGCAAACTGAAAAAATGAGTATACGGTACATCGATAGTGGAGCAGAAGCGGTCCTATCGGAACGGAAATAATGTCAGTCAAAACACAAAGACACGTCTACGTCACAGGCCGGTCGTGGAGAGTGGGGGAGGGTGTGGGAGGGGTGCGGGGGTGGTGCGCGCACGGACCCGCCGTCGTCGGTGCCGAAGTCGTCGAGCAGGTCGGTGAGCGCGTCGCGGAACTCGATCATGCCCTGCGCCGGCAGCGCCACCTGCGAGCGCGGCCCGCCGCGGGTGATCGTCTGCGACACGCGCAGGAAGCGGCCGCGGGAGTTCTCCTTCAGGTCCAAGTAGTACCGCCGGTTGTCCTGCGGACGTACAGTAGTCTCGCTGATTAGGTTCCATTTAGAAATTATaccacaaaaatatacatactatagtataaaaaataaaagaaagagGTATACTCCAGAATTTCGTCAATACTGACAGGTTGTGTTGTGTCTCATTTATTCCTATAAGCGAGACTCCACTGTAGCTTTGTAATGCAAATCTCGTTtgacaaacttttatttaactacaCCTGTTAGTGTATTATGCAGGTCAAATCtagcaactgaattttaaaccagtaACTATCCGTTGAAACTAAAACTTTGCATACCCTTTTGGTATTCCTGACTATACCaactcgtaaaaaatattaacaattttaggaatataaaaatatttgtaaacccATATCTGGGCTATTTTTCAAGTGCTGCAATGTAGTCACTTAACCTTACCTTGAGCATCATCTCAGACTTGAGCTTGCCGTCGTCGGGAACGCTCTCCGGGTTGGGCGGCCCGAGTGACGAGTAGAAATCACTGAAACTGGACAAGTGGTCGCGGAACTCCGCCGCTGTCGACATCGCCAGGAAGATCTGACTACGGCGACCATCTGCGCCGATCTTCAGAACAACAAATAGATAAATAGCTATTATTGTAACATGACCAACTTTCCTACtagctatattaatattacaattgcaAAAATGCGTTTATAAATTTGGCCTTTAGCAACGGATTGAAGCGATTTGCTTAGAAACCGTTTACGAGCTGTTGACTGACTATAGGCTGTTTATGTGGACCCGAAACGAAATTAGAAAaggaagtttggagcttattctagaGTTCGCtactccaatgctggttggtggatatacaagtggcagaatttcagtgaaattagacacatgcatgtttcctcaagACACCGCCCAGCATGAGATAATTAAGTcgcatacaattaattaattagtccAATTATACGGCACCGCAATCAATGCACATCtaacatcataattatattaacgaagcagcataatataaaatttcactaGTGATACTACAGTTGCATTGAATTTCGTCAGCTCTTTTAATGATATACAGTgtcagtattataattatttagtgtCAGGAGGctattacacatacatacatataacttgTTCAAGGCGAACCATTAGCATCGGGgttttctgtcgagaaattaCTATACCCCCGTAATATTGATTTCTCAAATCGAATCAGAAGCCCGAGGTCTGGATGTTGAGAGTGTTAACATTTTAATGCCTTGAAAACACGTAAAGACGTTAACCAAGAAGCTTTATTTCATTCCAGTCTTCCGGTTTCCTGTCCCATCGTATTATGTGAGAGCAGCAATAGagggcacctgtgtttgcaacaaaacttgtgcactatataatatgtcctgcgcggTTGGCTTAAAAATGTCCGGCCGGAATCGGCCAAGAGAACATCATCACCATCATCGTGTACAcaattacacacacatacatgtcGCAGGGCAGTGGCTAATGTGATATTAAAATTGCACGTATTTAAGTCAGTTGCCACAATTTCGTACAATATCACTGACCAAttctaattaaatgtttattgcaCTGGACGCATTCAGTGTTATtacataccgtaacagcctgtgaatgtcccactgctgggctaaaggcctcctctcctctttttgaggagaaagtttggagcttattccaccacgctgctccaatgcgggttggtagaacccgcattggagcagcgttgggggtcctggtctcctcggtaagtcgtatatacgtgtcaaagcgtatatacgacatgagatgatttcactttgaccaagtcatgttattacataagtagccctaattaaataatcaatagtaGTAACACTAGGCATGAAGCCCGGCGTGTTTTGATTGGTCgcctatttattaatagaagagGGTTCACACGAACGGCGCtgctaataatattagtaaatgatAACTCCTTAAATCTCACAATATTAACGGAGCAAAAAACGCATTTTGTGATAGAAATAAttcaagaaaattcagtggcactAGCCCGGGTTAGAATCCGCAACCCAGAGCTAAGACGCACATGTTCTAACCAGTAGACGTTAACTATCACGATTAAAACTCAACGCTGCGACATATATTAGCCTTCTGACATTGTAAGGGTAGAATGTGCAAGCCTAACTTCAGGCACAGGGGATATAGCATTTAAGTTCCAAATATTGGTGGCGCGTTAATGATGTAAATgcttcttatagtgccaatgtctatgggcggtgtaaaccacttaccatccaccaggtagcccatttatcagtctgcctacctagaatatataataaaaaaaacttacagccgAACTTTGcgataatatattcaaaatagataCCGTTTAGTTATCTTGATATCTGTTGCATCAACGTGTGTTATCTTTTCACGTAATATCAGTTGCATATGACACGATTCTATTGTAAATTAAGACTAAATACCAACCAGTTTagagacttttttattttgtaatctttACCGCTGACAAGATCTCGCATTTATTGATTCTAatcaataataagtataatcaACCCAACACATAGACACTCGTATAAGACTTTCGTTCTTTTGATTTTCCTTTCAAAATACCAT
Protein-coding regions in this window:
- the LOC126777940 gene encoding transcriptional activator protein Pur-alpha isoform X1, with the translated sequence MSDIGSGDEGISSQKYHGQGMDAGGNNFDSGQQPQEQELATKMLQIQSKRFYLDVKQNRRGRFIKVAEIGADGRRSQIFLAMSTAAEFRDHLSSFSDFYSSLGPPNPESVPDDGKLKSEMMLKDNRRYYLDLKENSRGRFLRVSQTITRGGPRSQVALPAQGMIEFRDALTDLLDDFGTDDGGFKGELPEGRHLRVDNKNFYFDIGQNNRGIYMKVSEVVPSLQVKSNFRTAITVPEKCWTRFRDILADYCDKMNRAHAEPADHHQGAPPAARAASAPDRAPARDEAFSGSAPRI
- the LOC126777940 gene encoding transcriptional activator protein Pur-alpha isoform X4, whose amino-acid sequence is MSDIGSGDEGISSQKYHGQGMDAGGNNFDSGQQPQEQELATKMLQIQSKRFYLDVKQNRRGRFIKVAEIGADGRRSQIFLAMSTAAEFRDHLSSFSDFYSSLGPPNPESVPDDGKLKSEMMLKDNRRYYLDLKENSRGRFLRVSQTITRGGPRSQVALPAQGMIEFRDALTDLLDDFGTDDGGFKGELPEGRHLRVDNKNFYFDIGQNNRGIYMKVSEVVPSLQVKSNFRTAITVPEKCWTRFRDILADYCDKMNRAHAEPADHHQEAFSGSAPRI
- the LOC126777940 gene encoding transcriptional activator protein Pur-alpha isoform X3, producing MAEYHGQGMDAGGNNFDSGQQPQEQELATKMLQIQSKRFYLDVKQNRRGRFIKVAEIGADGRRSQIFLAMSTAAEFRDHLSSFSDFYSSLGPPNPESVPDDGKLKSEMMLKDNRRYYLDLKENSRGRFLRVSQTITRGGPRSQVALPAQGMIEFRDALTDLLDDFGTDDGGFKGELPEGRHLRVDNKNFYFDIGQNNRGIYMKVSEVVPSLQVKSNFRTAITVPEKCWTRFRDILADYCDKMNRAHAEPADHHQGAPPAARAASAPDRAPARDEAFSGSAPRI
- the LOC126777940 gene encoding transcriptional activator protein Pur-alpha isoform X2; the encoded protein is MSDIGSGDEGISSQKYHGQGMDAGGNNFDSGQQPQEQELATKMLQIQSKRFYLDVKQNRRGRFIKVAEIGADGRRSQIFLAMSTAAEFRDHLSSFSDFYSSLGPPNPESVPDDGKLKSEMMLKDNRRYYLDLKENSRGRFLRVSQTITRGGPRSQVALPAQGMIEFRDALTDLLDDFGTDDGGFKGELPEGRHLRVDNKNFYFDIGQNNRGIYMKVSEVKSNFRTAITVPEKCWTRFRDILADYCDKMNRAHAEPADHHQGAPPAARAASAPDRAPARDEAFSGSAPRI